The stretch of DNA AACATTTTCATGCTCCTTTACTGGATGGTAGCGTCTTTCTTCTTCTGTTCTTCGGCAATGAGTGTGAGCTTGGAACGGATGTAGGCACTGGCAATGTTTCCGGCTTCGTCGTCCTGTTCGGGGGCGAATGCGGCTATGTCGTCAGCGACCTGTTTTTCCATGCGTTCGGATTCCATGAACATGATGTAAACCAGCACCAGCGCGGAATCGTTATCCGGGGTGCCGCTGCAGAGTTCTTCAATCTGGTTGCCGGGAACTGTTTCCAGCAGACGCTCCACAAACATGTTGGCCCATTTGTCGTAAAGGTCGGTGATGGGCGGGATCATGGATTTGATGTTGCGCACCGCGCCCTCGTCGATGTTGGGCATGGTCATGGCTATGAACTCGCCAAGGGCGTCCTGACGGGCTTCCTCGTCGGCTGTGCATTTGTCCATGATGATCTTGTAGATATATTTTTTGATTTCCGCTTCCTGCATTTTTAAATCCCCTGTGCTGAAATTTTGTATATTCGGATGCCGACTGGTTACTAAAAAGAGGGGCCGCAGGCAACAGCATCTTGATTCGTCTTAGCCTTTGGTGATAAGCCCGATACATATTAAAAAAATGAGCATTTTGTTACGCACGACAATATTCACGGCAGTTAATTTCAGGAGAATACAGATAAATGGTTAATGGAAAAAAAGTTGTAATGGTTATGCCTGCTTATAATGCGGCTTCCACATTGAAGAAGACTCTGGACGAACTGCCTGCTGATGTGGTGGATGAAATCCTGCTGGTTGATGACTGCAGCCGTGACGATACTGTTTCGCAGGCGGAGAGACTCGGTATCAAGACCGTGGTTCATACCTGCAACACCGGGTACGGCGGGAACCAGAAGACCTGCTACCGCACCGCCCTTGAGATGGGCGCGGATGTGGTGGTCATGGTCCATCCGGACTACCAGTACACCCCGCTGATCATTTCGGCCATGGTTTCGCCCATTGCCAACGGGGTTTTCGATTGCATGCTCGGTTCGAGAATCCTGGGTACCGGGGCGCGCAAGGGCGGTATGCCTCTCTATAAGTATGTCGCCAACCGGGCGTTGACCTGTTTTCAGAATTTTATGATCGGTTACCATCTTTCCGAATATCATACCGGGTACCGGGCCTTTTCCCGCGAGCTGCTGGAAACAATTCCTTTTGAAGATAACAGCGATGATTTTGTTTTTGATAACCAGATGCTCTGCCAGATAATCTATTCCGGTTATGACATCGGGGAAGTGACCTGTCCGACCCGCTACATGGATGATTCCTCGTCCATCAGTTTTGCCCGGTCGGTTAAGTATGGGCTGGGTGTGTTGCGGTGTTCATATGAGACTTTGGGACACCGGCTGGGCTGGATTAAGAGTGAATTTTTGAAAGATGTACCCAAACGGGGGCAGGCGGAATAATCATGAGCGGTGCGAAAGTCGGAAATGAAATGAAGAAGGCGTTGATTGCTTCGGCGATGCTCTGCGCGCTGGTGCTTGTTGTCTACGGGCAGTGCGGCGGTTTTGAGCTGGTCACTTATGATGACACCAGTTACGTGAGCAACAACCAGCGGGTCATGCAGGGAATCTCCGCCGAGAATATCGGCTGGGCTTTCAGTACCTTCCAGCTTTCCAACTACCACCCGCTGACCGTGGTTTCACATATGCTCGATACTTCCCTGTTCGGTGATTCGGACGGGGCACGCCATCTGGTAAATGTGTTTTTTCATCTCTGCAACGTGCTGCTGCTCTTTTTCTTCCTGCTTAAGGCTACGGCAAAGCTTGATAAAGACGGGCTGATACCCTCATTTTTTGTGGCCGCACTTTTTGCCGTGCACCCGGTGCATGTGGAGTCCGTAGCCTGGGTTGCCGAGCGCAAAGACGTGCTTTCCACCTTCTTCTGGCTCAGTGCCATGCACAGCTGGCTGGGCTGGGTCAGGGACAGGAATATGGGGTCCTACGGACTGACCTTTTTTTTCACCGGGCTGGGTATTCTGGCCAAGCCCATGGTGGTCACCCTGCCTGCGGCTTTGGTGCTGCTGGATATATGGCCGCTGAACCGGGTGGATTTAACAAAGAATCCTGCTGCGCAACTGGGTAAGCTGATTGCGGAGAAGTTGCCCCTGTTCGGGCTGTCCGTCCTTTCCTCTGTATTGACCGTCATGGCCCAGCATGGCGGCGGAGCCATGCAGAGCGCGGAATCTTTTCCCTTGAGCCTGCGTATTTCCAACGCGCTTGTTTCCTATGTGGCCTATCTGGGTGAGCTGGTTGCCCCGGTCAATCTGGCGGTCTTTTATCCTTACCCGCACGATATCCCGTTCTGGAAGCCTGCGCTGGCGGCTTTGTTCATTGTTGCTGTATCGGCTGTTGCGGTCCGTTTTATCAGGAAATTCCCTCTCGGTGCGGTGGGCTGGTTCTGGTATCTGGGAACCCTTGTCCCGGTTATCGGGCTGGTGCAGGTGGGCGATCAGTCCATGGCCGACCGCTACGCCTATATCCCGTTCATGGGAATTTATATGATCATAGCTTTCGGGGCGGCCCGGCTGGTCCGCGAAGGCAGGGTTCCCGGCAAGGCTGCTGTTGCGTTTGGGACTGCCGTGGTGGCGGTTCTGCTGGTCGGGGCCTATACTCAGGCCGGACACTGGAAGGACAGCAAAGCCTTGTACACCCGCGCTTTGGCGGTGACCGAGAACAACCACCATATGCATTACAACTACGGCAACCTGCTGGAACGGGAAAAGAATCTTACTGAGGCGGCCAGGCATTTCAAGGCTGCGTTCAAGGCCGACCCTTCCCATTACAAGGCCATGAGCAGCCTTGCATCAATATTGAGCCGCAAGGGGAATCCCTATGCCGCACTGGATCTTTACCAGCGGGCTTTGCAACTCAATCCGGATTACGCACCGGCTCTGGGCAACCGGGGTATCGTCTACATGCAGCAGGGCAAGTTCGAAGCCGCCATGGCCGACCTGCGCAAGGCGAGTGCGCTTGAGCCGCAAGAGGTCAACCATATGATCAACATGGGCTTGCTCTTCTATATGCGTGGTGACAATGAGCACGCAAAGGAATGGTTGCGCAAGGCTCTGCAGATCGATCCGGATAATAAAATTGCGCGCAAGAATCTGGCTCTGATTCCCTGATTGAGTAATCAGCGGTTTTGACGTATCTCCATTGCAGGAGAAATAATAATGTTTCTCCTGCTGCGCTGGTCGTTAATCCTATTCCGCTCTCGGGGTGACTCATGGAATTTCTTCACAATCTCCTGCCCTTATTAAAAATTCTTTTTGTTTTTATCTGCATGCTGGCCGGGATCAGGCTCCGCTTCGGCGTGGGACCGTCCATTCTGGCCGGGGGCGGGGTGCTGGCCCTTCTGACCTCCATGAAAATGGGCGAGGTACTTAAGGTCAGTGCTGAGGCCCTGCTGGATGATAAGACTGTTTTTCTGGCCCTCATCGTGGCCCTGATCATGATCCTTTCCGGTCTGCTGGAGAAAACCGGGCAGGCGGCCCGCATAATGGAATCCCTGACCGGATACCTGAGAAGCCCCCGTCTGCGGCTGGTCTTCTTTCCGGCACTTATCGGTCTGCTGCCCATGCCCGGCGGGGCGATCTTCTCCGCACCCATGATTCAGGAGGCGGCCAACGGCCTTGATGTTTCCGGACGGGATAAGGTGGTCATCAACTACTGGTTCCGTCATGTCTGGGAGCTTGGCTGGCCGTTGTATCCGGGTATGATTCTGGCCGCTTCCCTGTGCGGAATGAGTATTTTTGAATATATCGGCTACACTTTTCCGGGGGTTTTTGTCTGTATCGGATTGGGCTGTTTTTTCTATCTGCGACCTTCTGTCCTGCCCATGGCAAATAACGGTCAGGCTGCCGATGTTTCCGCCAACGGCCGCGATATCAGTAAAGTTGTCAAGGAAGGGTTGCCGCTTATTGTCGCCATCGCCGGGGCCTTTGTTTTTGAAACCGTACTGAGTCTTCTGTTTCCCGGCATCCCTTTTGAAATCGGGATTATTCTGGCCCTGCTGGGGGCGGTGTTTTGTGCTCTGTTTGCCAACCCCGGTTCATTTTCCATTATCCGGGGACTGCTGCTTGAAAAGCGGTTCCTGAACATGATCTTCATGATTGTCTGCGTCTTCGTGTTCAAGGATATTCTCGGAGCCTGCGGGGTGGTTGATGAACTTGCCCGGCTGGCCGGAGGGGAAGCCGCACTTATTGCCGCCGCGGTGTTTGTGCCGTTTCTGGTGGGCTTTATCGCCGGGATAACACTTGCTTTTGTGGGTGCGGCCATGCCGCTTGTGGTCGGGCTGGTGCATGCTGCCGGTCTTGATTCACAGCTTCCGGCGTGGGCGGTGCTGTGTATGTTCAGCGGTTTTGCCGGGATCATGGCCTCACCGCTGCATATCTGTTTTCTGCTGACCTGCGAATATTTCAAGGTGGACATGGTCGCAGCGTGGAAAAAGGTTGTCATTCCCAGTTTGATGCTTATGTTGCTCGGAGTGGCGTACTTTTTGGTTTTATTGTAGATGAAAATCCCCTCGCGGGTAATATAAAAAGGCCAGATAAAAAAAATCGGAGGAACAAAATATGTCCAATCCCATGGTACTGATGGAAACACCTGAAGGTGAAGTACTGATCGAACTTTTTGAGAAAGAAGCCCCCAAAACCGTAGAAAATTTTCTGCGTTACGTTGATGAAGGTTTTTACGAAGGAACCCTTTTTCACCGTGTTATCAATAATTTTATGATTCAGGGCGGCGGTTATGATTTCTCCATGAATGAGAAAGAAAACCATGCACCTGTTGAGAACGAAGCTGACAACGGCCTCCAGAATGAACTCGGAACACTTGCCATGGCCCGTACCATGGATCCCCATTCCGCCACTTCACAGTTTTTCATTAATGTGAAGGATAACGGTTTCCTTAACCACACTGCAAAGAACCCGCAAGGCTGGGGCTACTGCGTATTCGGTAAGGTTATCGACGGTATGGAAGCTGTTGAGAAAATCAAGAAAGTAAAGACCGGCTCCTACGGTCCCATGGATGATGTACCGGTTGATCCCATCAGCATCATTTCCATGAAGCGTTTTGAAGACTAATTCAAATAACGCTGTATTTGTTTTTAAGGCACCGGAAAGTGATACTTTCCGGTGCCTTTTTTGTGCATGGCCTGCTTTGTTATACTTTTAGAATAACAGTTTTAAATATAAAATTTTTTTGCTATGTCTTTATGTGATTGGTGGAAATTGCAGTTTCTGAGTAAAATTGATCAGGGGTAACCATTGGATAATTCTGAATTAACTATCCTCGTCATTGATGATGAAGATTTCGTACGGGAAACGATCAGCGACTATCTGAGTGATTCCGGGTTCAATACCATTGACGCCTGTGACGGTGAAAAAGGGATTGAAGTCTTCAAGCGTGAAAATCCTGATGCTGTTCTGGTCGACCTGAATATGCCTAAAGTTGACGGATTCGGAGTCCTTGAGCATGTTACGGGTGAAAGCCCCGACACCCCCATCATCGTAGTTTCCGGTGCCGGACTCATTCAGGATGCCATTAAGGCGGTCCGGCTGGGAGCATGGGATTTCGTGACCAAGCCCATCGTTGATCTGAATGTCCTTGAGTATGCCCTCGGACGCGCTCTTGAGCGGGCCATGCTGATCAAAGAAAACCGCAGCTATAAGGAACACCTTGAAGCCAAGGTGGAGAAAAGGACCGAAGACCTGCGTAATGAGATTAAGGTCCGCCGTGAGGCTCAGGATGCCCTGATGGCTATTCAGGATGAAGTCATTGAGACTCAGAAAGAAGTCATCCTCACCCTCGGCGAAGTGGTGGAAACCCGCTCCAACGAGACTGCAAACCATGTGCGCAGGGTGGCGGAACTGGCTTATATTCTGGCCCGCCGTTACGGTCTCAGTGAGGAAGAGTCCGATCTGCTGCGCCTTGCCTCACCCATGCATGATGTGGGCAAGATCGGCATTCCGGATACCGTGCTCAACAAGCCCGGCAAGCTTACTCCTGAAGAATTTGAACTGATCAAGACCCATACCACCATCGGGCATGAAATTTTAAAGCATTCCGAGCGTCCCATAATGAAGGCTGCAGCCATTGTGGCCTACGAACACCATGAATGGTGGAACGGCAACGGCTATCCCTGCGGTCTTGCCGGAGAAGATATTCATATCTACGGACGTATAATCGGGATTGTGGATGTCTTTGACGCTCTCGGCAGTGAACGGGTCTACAAAAAAGCGTGGCCCATTGAGAAGATCAAAGAATATTTTGAGGAAAGCAAGGGTAAGCAGTTCGACCCGCATCTGACCGATCTTTTTTTCGAGAATGTAGACGAAATCCTGCAGTTGAGACGAACCTTTCCTGACGGCTAGTCCTGCATTTTCAGATCCCCGGAAATCTATCCTTTCAGTTTCTCCGCCAGCAGCGGTTCGGGATGTTTCTTATTGCGGGCAAGACTCAGCGCGTCCTTGCGGCATTTGTTGGTGCATACTCCGCAGCCCATACATCTTTTGGGATTAATGCGCATGCGCTTGTCTCGCAGATTCATGGCTCCGAAGGGACAGTATTCCATACACTGGGCGCAGCCGATGCATTTGTGTGGATCGACAACGGCAATGTAGCCGGCAGGAATCAGCATGGGCATTTTGCTTTGCCCGGCTTCAATTGCGCAACAGCAACCGGGACAGCAGTTGCAGATGGTATAGAAAACTCCCTCATCTTCTTCCATGATACAAATATAATGCACATGGCCTTTGGCGTTTCGCGTCTCCAGAGTCCTTATGGCTTCATCCATGCTGATGCGCCGTGAGTTTTCCGGGTGGTTTCTGGCTGCGAATGAGGCGAACTCCTCTCCGGCGGACATGCAGATTTCCGCCTCTGATGCAGGTCTTTCCATTGATGCCCGGCAGGGAGATTCAAAAAGCACAACAGATTTATCCGCACTGCTGTCCAGCAGTGCTTGCAGTAGCTTTTTCGCTTCTCGGGTGGGGATGAGCTTGCCGTGGAATTTTTTGGCAAAGTCATCCTTGAAATTCAGAATTCTTTTCATGGTTCTCCCTTTTATAGACATAAAATATCAGAGCCCAAAAAAATAGTACAGTTTTTCCAGAAGCAACTTCACAATCCACTATGCTTATGTCTATGCTGATCCTGTACCTGATAGCATATTCCTTCGGGAATTGAACAGGAGTTGTGAATGGAAATTACAGTACGCAGACATGGGGATACAGTTGTAGTCGGCATGGCCGGAAGGGTTGATGCCTACGGGGCCGGGGAATTGGACCGGAACCTGAAAGATCTCCT from Desulfovibrio sp. JC010 encodes:
- a CDS encoding HD domain-containing phosphohydrolase; protein product: MDNSELTILVIDDEDFVRETISDYLSDSGFNTIDACDGEKGIEVFKRENPDAVLVDLNMPKVDGFGVLEHVTGESPDTPIIVVSGAGLIQDAIKAVRLGAWDFVTKPIVDLNVLEYALGRALERAMLIKENRSYKEHLEAKVEKRTEDLRNEIKVRREAQDALMAIQDEVIETQKEVILTLGEVVETRSNETANHVRRVAELAYILARRYGLSEEESDLLRLASPMHDVGKIGIPDTVLNKPGKLTPEEFELIKTHTTIGHEILKHSERPIMKAAAIVAYEHHEWWNGNGYPCGLAGEDIHIYGRIIGIVDVFDALGSERVYKKAWPIEKIKEYFEESKGKQFDPHLTDLFFENVDEILQLRRTFPDG
- a CDS encoding glycosyltransferase family 2 protein → MVNGKKVVMVMPAYNAASTLKKTLDELPADVVDEILLVDDCSRDDTVSQAERLGIKTVVHTCNTGYGGNQKTCYRTALEMGADVVVMVHPDYQYTPLIISAMVSPIANGVFDCMLGSRILGTGARKGGMPLYKYVANRALTCFQNFMIGYHLSEYHTGYRAFSRELLETIPFEDNSDDFVFDNQMLCQIIYSGYDIGEVTCPTRYMDDSSSISFARSVKYGLGVLRCSYETLGHRLGWIKSEFLKDVPKRGQAE
- a CDS encoding tetratricopeptide repeat protein, giving the protein MSGAKVGNEMKKALIASAMLCALVLVVYGQCGGFELVTYDDTSYVSNNQRVMQGISAENIGWAFSTFQLSNYHPLTVVSHMLDTSLFGDSDGARHLVNVFFHLCNVLLLFFFLLKATAKLDKDGLIPSFFVAALFAVHPVHVESVAWVAERKDVLSTFFWLSAMHSWLGWVRDRNMGSYGLTFFFTGLGILAKPMVVTLPAALVLLDIWPLNRVDLTKNPAAQLGKLIAEKLPLFGLSVLSSVLTVMAQHGGGAMQSAESFPLSLRISNALVSYVAYLGELVAPVNLAVFYPYPHDIPFWKPALAALFIVAVSAVAVRFIRKFPLGAVGWFWYLGTLVPVIGLVQVGDQSMADRYAYIPFMGIYMIIAFGAARLVREGRVPGKAAVAFGTAVVAVLLVGAYTQAGHWKDSKALYTRALAVTENNHHMHYNYGNLLEREKNLTEAARHFKAAFKADPSHYKAMSSLASILSRKGNPYAALDLYQRALQLNPDYAPALGNRGIVYMQQGKFEAAMADLRKASALEPQEVNHMINMGLLFYMRGDNEHAKEWLRKALQIDPDNKIARKNLALIP
- a CDS encoding DUF401 family protein; translated protein: MEFLHNLLPLLKILFVFICMLAGIRLRFGVGPSILAGGGVLALLTSMKMGEVLKVSAEALLDDKTVFLALIVALIMILSGLLEKTGQAARIMESLTGYLRSPRLRLVFFPALIGLLPMPGGAIFSAPMIQEAANGLDVSGRDKVVINYWFRHVWELGWPLYPGMILAASLCGMSIFEYIGYTFPGVFVCIGLGCFFYLRPSVLPMANNGQAADVSANGRDISKVVKEGLPLIVAIAGAFVFETVLSLLFPGIPFEIGIILALLGAVFCALFANPGSFSIIRGLLLEKRFLNMIFMIVCVFVFKDILGACGVVDELARLAGGEAALIAAAVFVPFLVGFIAGITLAFVGAAMPLVVGLVHAAGLDSQLPAWAVLCMFSGFAGIMASPLHICFLLTCEYFKVDMVAAWKKVVIPSLMLMLLGVAYFLVLL
- a CDS encoding 4Fe-4S dicluster domain-containing protein, translating into MKRILNFKDDFAKKFHGKLIPTREAKKLLQALLDSSADKSVVLFESPCRASMERPASEAEICMSAGEEFASFAARNHPENSRRISMDEAIRTLETRNAKGHVHYICIMEEDEGVFYTICNCCPGCCCAIEAGQSKMPMLIPAGYIAVVDPHKCIGCAQCMEYCPFGAMNLRDKRMRINPKRCMGCGVCTNKCRKDALSLARNKKHPEPLLAEKLKG
- a CDS encoding peptidylprolyl isomerase, translating into MSNPMVLMETPEGEVLIELFEKEAPKTVENFLRYVDEGFYEGTLFHRVINNFMIQGGGYDFSMNEKENHAPVENEADNGLQNELGTLAMARTMDPHSATSQFFINVKDNGFLNHTAKNPQGWGYCVFGKVIDGMEAVEKIKKVKTGSYGPMDDVPVDPISIISMKRFED